The DNA segment CTGGGGGAGAGCATGTCTACAGTTTTAAGGCGATGGGGAGGGTGGCATCCTTTATCACAACGTGGTCGATTATTCTTGGTTATGTATCAGTTGTAGCCTTTGAAGCGGTGGCTCTTCCGACCGTATTTGAGTACCTTGTTTCAGGTTATAGTCAGGGGTACCTCTATACCATAGCAGATTGGGATGTTACGGCTACATGGGCGGGAGTAGGGATTGCAGGTTCGATTCTTGTAGCTTGGATTAATTATCGCGGAATTAAATTGACCACATCGATTACGTTCATTTTAACTTTATTGATTATTATAGCCGGAATTTTATTGATCACGGGCGGCACAGCAGCGGGTAACGTGCAAAACATGCAGCCGCTATTCGATCAGGGGATGGCTGGATTATTAACCGTTATCATTATGACTCCATTTATGTTTGTTGGATTTGATGTGATTCCACAGGCAGCTGAAGAGATCAATCTTCCACGTAAGAAGATTGGGCAGCTATTAATCTTGTCTGTCATTCTAGCAGTGGTTTGGTATATTCTAATTATTTTTGGCGTGTCACGTGTGTTGAACCCAGCCGCTATCAATGGATCAGAATTAGTGACAGCTGATGCGATGGCCACAGCCTTTGGAGGCAGCCCGATGATGGGAAATATTCTCGTCCTAGGCGGGATCGGAGGCATTTTGACAAGTTGGATCGGCTTTTATGTAGGAGGGAGCCGTGCTGTTTATGCACTTGCGAAAGCTGGAATGCTTCCTAAGGCCTTAAGTGAACTGCACCCAAAATATAACACGCCGTATAAAGCTATTCTATCGATAGGAGTTCTATCAACGATCGCACCGTTATTCGGGAGGCCATCCCTCGTATGGTTAGTCAATGCTGGCGGTCTCGGCTTGGTTGTGGCCTGGTTAATGGTAGCGATATCCTTTATTATTCTCCGTAAAAAGAGCCCCGAAATGAATCGGCCTTTTCGTCTTCGAGGAGGAACAACACTTGGCTGGATAGCCGCACTTTTGTCGCTTGGGGTTTGCGTGCTTTACGTGCCGGGTATGCCGTCTGCACTCGTGTGGCCGTATGAGTGGATCATTATTTTATCATGGGCTGTTCTAGGTGCCATTCTCTATAAAATTTCTATTTCAAAGTACGGTGCAAACCATTCAGAACAACATATGAAAGCAGAGATCGATCGTGTGATGAAAGATTCTGATCAACAAACTTCTGAACCTGACACGCTCACACAGGTCAATGAAAAGTAGACTAACTTTCATTTTGCGAGCACTATCTAGAATTGTTCTCGCAGGAAAAGCATAAAAACACTAGCTTTTTAAAAGCAAATCTATAAATAGGAGTGTCTTGTAATGAATCTACCGTTGGAAGGAATAAAAATTCTCGATTTATCTCGTGTGCTGGCTGGTCCGCTCGGATCGATGCAGCTCGCTGATCTCGGGGCTGAAGTGATACGTGTCGAAGCCCCTGGGGAAAGGACGACATACGGCACTGGTGGCCTTTCGTTGAAGAAGAAAGTACCTATTATCTTTCTGCGAATCGCAATAAGAAATCGATCACGATTAATCTAAAGCAGGAAGAGGGAAAAGCTCTTTTTAAAAAAATGGCAGCTCAGGCGGATGTAGTTATTGAAAATTTTAAAACGGGGACGATGGATCGTCTTGGATTAGGATATGAAGTGCTCAAACAAGAAAATGAAGATCTCATTCTTTGTTCTGTCACAGGATACGGACAGACTGGCCCTTATAAACACCTCCCTGGCTACGATCCCGTTATTCAAGCGGTGGGAGGACTCATGGATGTTACCGGGGAGTCAGATTCTGAGGCCACACGGGTCGGAACACCAGTCGTTGATATTATGACGTCTCATTATGTTGCGATCAGTGTTCTAGCAGCTTTGAGAAAGCGTGATATGAGTGGGGAAGGCGAACGCATTGATTTGTCGCTCCTCGACATTCAAGTAGCCTCGCTCGGAAACATTTCAAGCAGCTATCTTTTAAAAGGGCATGTGTCAAAAAGAATGGGAAATGCTCACGGAAACATTACCCCATACGAGACGTTTAAATGTGCCGATAAGCCAATTATGGTAGCGGCTGGAAATGATCGTATGTTTTATAACATGGCAGACGTGATGGGTCATCCAGAGTGGAAGGAAGACGGTCGTTTTAAAACAAATGCCAATCGTATCGAAAACAGGCAGGAATTAAGGAACCAGTTAGAGAAAGAGTTTTTGAAAAAGGGGGCAGATGAGTGGGAACAATTACTGTCTTCCAGTGACATCCCGTGTGGACCTGTAAACAATGTGAAGCAGGTGTTTGATCATCCGCAAGTAAAAGCGCGTGATATGGTGCAGGTAAGTGATCATCCTACTCTTGGGGAAGTAAGGACAGTTCGAAACCCGATTAAATTCAGGAATACAAATATCGAAGCAAAATCACATCCTCCTATTCTCGGGGAACACACCGTTGATTTATTAAAGGAATATGGGTTGTCAGACGATGAGATTCATGAACTCAAGGAAAAGGGGGCCATATAAGTTTGGTACGACTGGTTGGGAGCCCTAGAACTATTGCCCGTTTTGGAGCGCCATTAATTCTTTACATGACTTACACTGAGATGGAATGGATAGAAACTATTTCCTGTTAGTCCACAGTCATCATTCATCCAAACTACGATGATGCCGAAAATTCGGCGGCAACGTGACGAAAATTCAGCGCTTTAGACTCGCAGGATTCAGCCAGGGTGCTTGCGTTTTTCCTAACTAGTAACAGGGGGATGTAGATGGCAAATGCGAAAGAAATGCTGCAGGCCATTTTAAGCAGTATTGATGAAGGCATTCATGCAGTTGACGAAAATGGAGTCACTATTTTTTATAATCATATTGCATCCAAGCTTGATGGCTTAGAGAGAAAAGAAGTATTAGGGAAACTTTTATTAGATAATTTCCCTTCCTTGTCTACAGAAACAAGTACATTAATGAAGGTTTGTCAAACCGGAGAACCTATTTATAATCAACATCAATCATACCGTAATATTCGCGGAGTCTTAGTGGATACCGTGAACACCACTTTGCCTATTAAGGTCAACAGGAAATTAGTCGGGGCTGTAGAAATTGCCAAAGACTTAACGAAAATTAAACATCTTTCGGAAAAGCTGCTTGATTTACAGGCAAAGATAGAGACAACGAACAATCAAAAAAAATCTCCTAACCGAAATACAGGAGCTACTTATCATATGACGGATATGATTACAAACGACCCTACCTTTAACGAACTGAAATCAAAAGCGTTAAAGGTGGCATGTACTACTTCACCGATCTTAATTTATGGTGAAACAGGGACAGGAAAAGAATTGCTTGTACAATCCATTCACAACGCTTCACCTCGTTGCAAGAGGCCTTTTATTGCTCAGAACTGCGCGGCGATCCCTTCGTCGTTGCTTGAAAGTATTTTATTTGGGACTACCAAAGGGAGCTACACCGGCGCAACGGACCGGCCGGGTTTGTTTGAACTGGCTGACGGGGGGACCTTATTTTTAGATGAACTAAGCAGCATGCCGTTGGATATTCAAGCCAAGCTATTGAGGGTGCTGCAGAATGGAGTGATACGAAGAGTCGGCGGAACGAAGGAAATTACCTTGAACCTTCGAATCATTGCCGCGATGAACGAGCCGCCAGAAACTTGTGTCCGTGAAAAGAAGCTGCGTTCTGATTTGTACTTTCGTTTAAATGTTATTCACCTGCACATTCCTCAGCTTAAGGATAGGAAGGGCGATATTCCGCTCTTAATTGATCACTTTGTACAAAAATATAATTTTCAATTCGGAAAGCTTGTTACAAAGGTGGAAGAGGAAGTGAAGGAAATCTTTCACCTTTATGAATGGCCAGGCAACGTCCGTGAATTAGAGCACGCGATCGAATCAGCCATGAACATGGTCGATGGGGACCGGATCTTAACGGAACATTTGCCGCCTCATATCATTGACAGTTATTCCTCATTAAAAAGGACGAAACAACCGCCCTTACAACCACTGCGAAAAGTATTAATGGAAACCGAAGAACGATTAATTACCCAGGCGTTGAAGGAAACCAATGGAAACATTCAACAAGCAGCTAATTTGTTGGAGATTCCACGGCAAACCTTACAATATAAATCCAATAAATTAAAGCTATCTTAAAAAACCGCCGAAAATTCGGCGGTTTTTCGTGTTTTTCTATTCAAAATCACCTATAGAGTGAAGTGTGAATAGTTTAAATTAACCCAATTTTCAGTGTGTTGTAGGGGTTTCTATAAATAAAACAAAGTTTTGGCACGCATCTTGCTTTACTAAAACAGTGAGAGAGTTAATACATCTGCATACGTTCAGATGATGTTTCAGAAAAAGGACGTGTGGGGACTTCGCAAATGATGTTAGGAGAAGGAGAGGATGTAATGGTTTTTAAAGCTACAACACATCAAGAACAACTTCATTCAACAATGGATCATAGCGCTGCCCCGCTATATGAGGCGCTTTGCTTGTATGAAAGGAGTCAACGTACGTCGTTACATGTTCCAGGACATAAGGATGGACGTGTGTTTGACGAAGAAGCCCTAGGCCGCTTTTCAAGCATATTAAAGATTGATGCCACTGAATCAGTGGGGATTGATGGTTTACATCATCCGACGAACTTTATCGCTGAAGCACAAACCTTAGCGGCTGATGCCTTTGGAGCCGATCATACGTTCTTTCTTGTGGGAGGAAGTACGATAGGAAATATAGGAGTTGCACTTACCCTATGCAGCCCAGGTGACAAAATTATCGTTCAGCGCAATATGCATAAATCTGTCTTCCATGGCCTCATGGTAGCCGGTGCTCATCCTATTTTTATCGCTCCATCGATGGAACCTACAACAAAAGTGGCTAAGGTATCGGATCTTTCTTTTATCGAGAAAGCATTAAAGGAAAACCCCGATGTGAAGGGGGTATGGATAACCAATCCGAATTACTATGGAATGAGTCAGGACATCACTTCCTTAGCAAACGCTTGTCATCAAGCAGGGGTGCCTCTCGTTGTGGACGAAGCTCATGGCCCTCATTTCGGGCAAGCAGCAGAGGTTCCTCCTTCAGCTCTATCTCAAGGAGCGGATCTCGTAGTCCAGTCC comes from the Halobacillus shinanisalinarum genome and includes:
- a CDS encoding sigma-54 interaction domain-containing protein, whose protein sequence is MANAKEMLQAILSSIDEGIHAVDENGVTIFYNHIASKLDGLERKEVLGKLLLDNFPSLSTETSTLMKVCQTGEPIYNQHQSYRNIRGVLVDTVNTTLPIKVNRKLVGAVEIAKDLTKIKHLSEKLLDLQAKIETTNNQKKSPNRNTGATYHMTDMITNDPTFNELKSKALKVACTTSPILIYGETGTGKELLVQSIHNASPRCKRPFIAQNCAAIPSSLLESILFGTTKGSYTGATDRPGLFELADGGTLFLDELSSMPLDIQAKLLRVLQNGVIRRVGGTKEITLNLRIIAAMNEPPETCVREKKLRSDLYFRLNVIHLHIPQLKDRKGDIPLLIDHFVQKYNFQFGKLVTKVEEEVKEIFHLYEWPGNVRELEHAIESAMNMVDGDRILTEHLPPHIIDSYSSLKRTKQPPLQPLRKVLMETEERLITQALKETNGNIQQAANLLEIPRQTLQYKSNKLKLS
- a CDS encoding APC family permease; translated protein: MKVLGNKDVLALAFGAMIGWGWVVTAGLWITEAGSLGAILAFAIGGLLVTFVGLTYAELASALPLTGGEHVYSFKAMGRVASFITTWSIILGYVSVVAFEAVALPTVFEYLVSGYSQGYLYTIADWDVTATWAGVGIAGSILVAWINYRGIKLTTSITFILTLLIIIAGILLITGGTAAGNVQNMQPLFDQGMAGLLTVIIMTPFMFVGFDVIPQAAEEINLPRKKIGQLLILSVILAVVWYILIIFGVSRVLNPAAINGSELVTADAMATAFGGSPMMGNILVLGGIGGILTSWIGFYVGGSRAVYALAKAGMLPKALSELHPKYNTPYKAILSIGVLSTIAPLFGRPSLVWLVNAGGLGLVVAWLMVAISFIILRKKSPEMNRPFRLRGGTTLGWIAALLSLGVCVLYVPGMPSALVWPYEWIIILSWAVLGAILYKISISKYGANHSEQHMKAEIDRVMKDSDQQTSEPDTLTQVNEK